One segment of Rhipicephalus sanguineus isolate Rsan-2018 chromosome 6, BIME_Rsan_1.4, whole genome shotgun sequence DNA contains the following:
- the LOC119397336 gene encoding uncharacterized protein LOC119397336 has protein sequence MSCSVGAVKAAESDRGNRNAAMENDEYRLILPNLPSGRSVLNTVFMHGDVRARPFRVEDFRDTLDYLRLLPEVVALGAYQMNHVWAVTFRSDEGTKRLLASSDVKVKGRRCVVIDPTSKDLRIKVHWLLYNTADEDVRAAFLPYGRVTDITRERWRVNGVTDKGSTTRTVTLKLKSGINIEDIPHQLRVAGEQALVVVPGRAPLCLRCGNTGHIRRDCRVPRCGQCRRYGHEDAVCARTYASVTAPARTSASEDTAELIMDEADAEEAAGSTPRPASTEDTEGRAASVSLTSQAGKELMVMDIAETSALVAATPTAEASKGMEDVTGENLQVDELAMEASSGTTGKRAREDMGDNGVAGDAGVEEPPTKALPPRRSALRPRPNIPPDRRPAAPSSS, from the coding sequence ATGTCGTGCTCCGTAGGAGCGGTTAAAGCGGCCGAGTCGGACCGCGGTAACAGGAACGCTGCAATGGAAAATGACGAGTACCGTTTGATTCTGCCTAATCTGCCCAGTGGACGCTCTGTTTTAAACACTGTTTTCATGCATGGTGATGTTCGAGCAAGGCCATTTCGAGTGGAAGACTTCAGAGACACGTTGGACTACCTACGCCTGCTCCCTGAAGTAGTCGCCTTGGGTGCCTACCAGATGAACCACGTTTGGGCAGTAACCTTCAGAAGCGACGAAGGGACCAAAAGACTTCTTGCAAGCAGCGACGTTAAAGTGAAAGGTCGACGTTGTGTCGTCATCGACCCGACAAGTAAGGATCTCCGTATCAAAGTGCACTGGCTCCTGTACAACACAGCAGATGAAGACGTGAGGGCGGCGTTCCTGCCCTACGGCCGTGTCACAGACATTACTCGTGAGCGATGGCGTGTGAACGGAGTTACGGATAAAGGCTCAACAACGAGAACCGTTACTCTGAAGCTTAAAAGTGGCATTAACATCGAGGATATTCCCCATCAATTGCGAGTTGCTGGTGAACAAGCCCTTGTGGTTGTCCCGGGAAGAGCTCCACTGTGCCTGCGATGTGGAAATACTGGCCATATTCGTCGAGATTGTCGTGTACCGCGGTGCGGTCAGTGCCGACGCTACGGTCACGAGGACGCGGTCTGCGCTCGAACGTACGCAAGTGTTACGGCACCTGCGAGGACATCGGCGAGTGAGGACACTGCGGAGCTCATCATGGACGAGGCCGATGCCGAGGAGGCCGCTGGCAGCACGCCGAGGCCTGCAAGCACAGAAGACACGGAGGGACGCGCGGCTAGCGTCTCCCTTACTTCCCAAGCAGGAAAAGAGCTTATGGTAATGGACATTGCGGAAACCTCGGCGCTGgtggcagcgacgccgacagcaGAAGCAAGTAAGGGAATGGAGGACGTGACCGGAGAGAATTTGCAAGTGGATGAGTTGGCGATGGAAGCTTCCAGCGGCACAACAGGCAAACGGGCGCGGGAAGACATGGGAGACAACGGCGTTGCAGGAGACGCTGGCGTCGAAGAGCCACCAACGAAAGCACTACCACCGCGTCGATCGGCGCTGCGCCCGCGGCCTAATATCCCGCCGGACAGGCGTCCGGCGGCGCCGTCGTCTTCGTAG